A stretch of the Archangium violaceum genome encodes the following:
- a CDS encoding right-handed parallel beta-helix repeat-containing protein codes for MKLSPRGYIVLASSLLLAACASDPDPGQGSEPSAPPLPTSPNVPAKECTIELTRWNIWNDGTHPDETTDGINAALQALVDEGCGRVKLPTGHYSIGKKLSDSYTGGIVLPSRMILVMDDDTVLQLRPTDTWAYCVIDISHAHDVGVSGGSIIGDRDVHDFKVNGEEGHCICIEDESERVAIDRVRLSKAIGDGVLIVAQGEEGSSCKDVSITHSEIFDNRRQGISIVGGMRVLIENNEIHHINGTAPQFGIDIESLKYKSQDITIRGNQFHHNRGGDFVNTDGRGVLLERNTMRDGDGNRYIDGPIIYWSNTDQIIRGNHITMALGSANGKMGILEYSHKAPRTNPTRNLVEENTLEGCSIDLMYDSLVTVRRNSVRNASIILYHVDGVELVGNIIEKEGRSYSYMIHQSTGTASENILNGTPYEIAMTPDAPFSNWDGQ; via the coding sequence ATGAAACTCTCACCTCGCGGATACATCGTCCTCGCCAGCTCGCTCCTCCTCGCCGCCTGCGCATCCGATCCCGACCCCGGTCAAGGATCCGAGCCGTCCGCTCCGCCGCTGCCGACTTCGCCGAATGTACCGGCGAAGGAGTGCACCATCGAGCTGACGAGGTGGAACATCTGGAACGACGGGACACACCCGGACGAGACGACCGATGGCATCAACGCCGCCCTCCAGGCGCTCGTCGACGAGGGCTGCGGCCGCGTGAAACTCCCGACCGGCCATTACTCCATCGGGAAGAAGCTCTCGGATTCCTACACGGGAGGGATCGTCCTCCCGAGCCGGATGATCCTGGTGATGGACGACGACACGGTGCTCCAACTCCGTCCGACCGACACCTGGGCCTACTGCGTGATCGACATCTCTCACGCGCATGATGTGGGCGTCTCAGGCGGGTCGATCATCGGCGACCGCGACGTCCATGACTTCAAGGTGAATGGAGAGGAGGGCCACTGCATCTGCATCGAGGACGAGAGCGAGCGCGTCGCCATCGACCGCGTCCGCCTGAGCAAGGCGATTGGCGACGGCGTCCTGATCGTCGCGCAGGGCGAGGAGGGCTCCTCCTGCAAGGACGTTTCCATCACCCACAGCGAGATCTTCGACAACCGTCGTCAGGGCATTTCGATCGTCGGTGGTATGCGCGTCCTGATCGAGAACAACGAGATCCACCACATCAACGGGACGGCGCCGCAGTTCGGGATCGACATCGAGAGCCTGAAGTACAAGAGCCAGGACATCACGATCCGCGGCAACCAGTTCCACCACAACCGAGGGGGTGACTTCGTCAACACCGACGGTCGCGGCGTCCTCCTGGAGCGCAACACCATGCGGGACGGAGACGGAAACCGCTACATCGACGGCCCCATCATCTATTGGAGCAACACCGATCAGATCATCCGTGGGAACCACATCACCATGGCGCTGGGCTCCGCGAACGGGAAGATGGGGATCCTCGAGTACTCCCACAAGGCGCCGCGCACGAATCCAACGCGGAACCTGGTCGAGGAGAACACGCTCGAGGGCTGCTCGATCGACCTGATGTACGACTCGCTCGTCACGGTCCGTCGGAACAGCGTGCGCAACGCCTCCATCATCCTCTACCATGTGGACGGCGTGGAGCTCGTGGGGAACATCATCGAGAAGGAGGGACGCTCCTACTCATACATGATCC